Proteins found in one Fulvitalea axinellae genomic segment:
- the hflX gene encoding GTPase HflX yields MAKRKTFDTSPVRQTAVLVAVSEPGQSDKKTTEYLDELAFLAETLDIDTKHRFTQNLDHPDKRTFVGKGKLEDVMAYVKAKGIDCVIFDDDLSPSQLRNLEKEVGKKIYDRSLLILDIFLKRAQTAQAKTQVELARLQYLLPRLTRMWTHLERQRGGTGTRGGAGEKEIETDRRAIRNQITVLKQKLAKIDKQNETQRKGRDRQVRVALVGYTNVGKSTIMRAMAKADVFAENKLFATVDSTVRKVVIHNIPFLLSDTVGFIRKLPHTLIECFKSTLDEVREADILLHVADISNEAHEDHIRVVNQTLAEIGAAHKPTLLVFNKMDQFRKELAEEVANDDPDNPDFMDLEERINGTTERLRKTYDQEDDQEVVFTSALDKESFEPLRRKTYEYAKKRYYTIFPNYMQTDWDPYAEENNAE; encoded by the coding sequence ATGGCAAAAAGAAAAACATTCGATACTTCACCGGTCCGACAAACGGCCGTACTGGTGGCCGTCAGCGAGCCGGGCCAAAGCGACAAAAAAACGACGGAATACCTCGACGAGTTGGCTTTCCTGGCCGAAACTCTCGATATAGACACCAAGCACCGTTTCACCCAAAACCTTGACCATCCCGACAAGCGGACGTTTGTGGGAAAAGGCAAGCTTGAGGACGTTATGGCCTACGTAAAGGCCAAGGGCATCGACTGCGTAATCTTTGACGATGACCTGAGCCCGTCACAGCTCCGAAACCTGGAGAAAGAGGTAGGCAAAAAGATCTACGACCGAAGCCTTTTGATTCTGGATATTTTCCTGAAAAGGGCACAGACGGCGCAGGCCAAAACCCAAGTGGAATTGGCCAGACTCCAATACCTGCTTCCGCGCCTTACCCGCATGTGGACTCACCTTGAGCGCCAGCGAGGCGGCACGGGCACCCGTGGAGGTGCCGGCGAGAAAGAAATCGAGACCGACCGCCGGGCCATCCGCAACCAGATCACGGTATTGAAGCAGAAGCTCGCCAAGATAGACAAGCAGAACGAAACCCAGCGCAAAGGCCGCGACCGCCAGGTACGCGTAGCTTTGGTGGGGTATACCAACGTAGGCAAATCCACCATTATGCGGGCCATGGCCAAAGCCGATGTTTTCGCCGAAAACAAGCTCTTCGCTACCGTGGATTCAACCGTGCGCAAGGTGGTGATCCATAATATCCCGTTCCTGCTTTCCGATACCGTAGGGTTTATCCGCAAGCTTCCGCATACCTTGATCGAGTGTTTTAAATCCACCCTCGACGAAGTGCGCGAAGCCGATATCCTGCTCCACGTAGCCGACATCTCGAACGAGGCCCACGAAGACCACATCAGGGTAGTGAACCAGACGCTGGCCGAAATCGGCGCGGCTCACAAGCCGACCTTGTTGGTATTCAACAAAATGGACCAGTTCCGCAAAGAGCTGGCCGAAGAAGTGGCCAACGACGATCCGGACAATCCGGATTTTATGGATTTGGAGGAAAGGATCAACGGCACTACCGAGCGCCTGCGCAAAACCTACGACCAAGAAGACGACCAAGAAGTGGTATTCACTTCGGCGCTAGACAAGGAGAGCTTCGAGCCCCTGCGCCGCAAGACGTACGAGTACGCCAAAAAGCGCTACTACAC